One region of Eleutherodactylus coqui strain aEleCoq1 chromosome 5, aEleCoq1.hap1, whole genome shotgun sequence genomic DNA includes:
- the LOC136628671 gene encoding uncharacterized protein: MIREELQASMASLPQAQPGPSRVPKRPRQTESASSISGESLELLSEGELEDPPVPIEDEKKYYFSSSDIAHLIKAVRETMQIEEDNPPRTIQDEMFGGLRSRRKIMFPVNQTLQQVITDEWQEPEKRITVPKEIRNRLAFATEDVRLYRETPKVDIQIAKVAKKTLLPFEDTSQLSDPMDKKIDGLMKKAWEATSLTIEANIASTSVARSMALWLNRLEASIKDRAPREELASCLPLLKMATAFLADASAETVRYGAKTGVLSNSARRALWLKTWAADITSKNKLCAIPFQGEYMFGPVLDKILEKVGDKSKTLPDRQPFRKPSFPKRMRQPPPEVKGKGKTGRWSYPKGGRGGNATPAPATTGNRDTPLGGIQRAVPLSDPLKRVHKRRCRLPEQTEHPSRRMGTESASLRPTNLPVGRTADRPVRHEEKFKVPGLLLAEPQRQSTRGRRPVPKLGHGPSLRLSSLPTDPPHPQENPNQPGVSHTSCPYVGQKALVSPAKSLGDPGSIPTTSRRRSSPPGPTNIPRGREIEASSMDAESMILRGKGLSHNVITTLTKSRKPITIAIYDRIGKKFTEFCKIEPGKIPGIDIPVILEFLQAGLEKGLSPRTLKVHTAALGSYLDFPLAEHRWVRRFLKGAERLRPFVRETFPTWDLNIVLTSFCQSPFEPLSQLSLRLLTLKVTLLVAITSARRIGELQALQCIEPYMVIQDDRITFKLDPAFLPKVVSKFHREQTITLPSFCQNPRNEKEREFHNLDVRRAVLAYLEATRSFRKNNNLFIQFQGPAKGKTATKSTIARWIKTAIQEAYKARGLDPPGKIRAHSTRSLSSSWAEKGQASAEQICKAATWSSIHTFTRHYRVNVQSDKDLSYGRKVLQAVVPP, translated from the exons atgataagggaagagctgcaggcttccatggcgtcccttccccaggcccagccaggtccgtcacgggtccctaaaagacctagacagaccgagtcggcgagttcgatctccggtgaatcgctggagctcctgtccgaaggggaattagaggacccaccagttcccatagaagacgagaagaaatattacttctcatcaagcgacattgcgcacctcatcaaggcggtgagggaaacaatgcaaattgaggaagataacccgccgagaacaatccaggatgagatgtttggcggcctccgatctagaagaaagatcatgttcccagtcaaccagacgctgcagcaagtgatcacagatgaatggcaggaaccggaaaaaaggatcactgttccaaaagagatccgaaaccggctcgcattcgctaccgaggacgtccgcctgtacagggaaacccccaaggtggacatccagatcgcaaaagtggccaagaagaccctcttgcccttcgaggacacctcccagctatccgatccgatggataaaaaaatcgacggattaatgaagaaagcctgggaggcaacatccctcaccatcgaggctaacatagcctcaacctcagtggctagatccatggcgctctggctaaacaggctagaagcctccataaaggatcgggcccccagagaggagttggccagctgtctccccctcttaaaaatggctaccgccttcctggctgacgcatcagcggaaacggtaagatacggggcaaaaaccggagtcctcagcaactcagcgagaagggcactatggctgaagacttgggccgcagacattacatccaaaaataagctctgcgccatccccttccaaggggaatatatgtttgggcccgtcctggacaaaatcctggaaaaagtcggcgacaagagtaaaaccctgcctgacagacaacctttcaggaaaccatccttcccgaagaggatgcgccagcctcctcccgaagttaaagggaaagggaagactggaagatggtcgtaccccaagggaggtcggg gggggaacgcgacacccgcacctgcaacgactggcaacagagatactccgctgggcggaatccaacgtgctgtccctctcagcgatccacttaaaagggtccacaaacgtcgctgccgacttcctgagcagacagagcatccatccaggagaatggggactgaatcagcgagtcttcgaccaactaatctgccagtggggagaaccgcagatagacctgttcgccacgaagagaaattcaaagtgccaggacttttactcgctgaaccccagagacaatccacgcggggtagacgccctgtcccaaagctgggacatggacctagcctacgcctttcctcccttcccactgatcccccgcaccctcaggaaaatccaaaccagccgggcgtcagtcatactagttgcccctatgtgggacaaaaggccctggtatcccctgctaaaagccttggcgatccagggtccattcctactaccagccgtagaagatcttctcctccagggcccactaacatacccaggggtcgagaaattgaagctagcagcatggatgctgaaagcatgatactgcgtgggaagggactctcccataatgtaattactaccctaacaaaaagccgtaaacctatcacgatagccatctacgataggatagggaaaaaattcacagagttctgtaaaatagagccagggaaaatcccaggaattgacattcccgtaatcctggaatttttgcaggcaggcctagaaaaaggccttagtcctagaacccttaaagtccatacagcagcactagggtcctatctagattttcccttggcagaacaccgctgggtgcgtaggtttctcaaaggggcagaacggcttcgaccctttgttagagaaacctttcctacctgggacctaaatatagtcttaactagcttttgccaatcccccttcgaacccctctcacaactctccttgaggctgctcacactaaaagttacccttttagttgccataacatcggctcggagaataggggaattgcaagcattacaatgtattgaaccatacatggtaatacaagacgacaggattaccttcaaactagacccagccttccttccgaaggtagtgtcaaaatttcatagggagcagacgatcactctgccctccttctgtcaaaatccccgtaacgagaaagagagagaatttcataacctagacgttaggagagctgttctagcgtacctagaggccacccgctctttccgtaaaaataataacctcttcattcaatttcaggggccggcaaaaggaaagacggcaactaagagcaccatcgcgaggtggatcaagaccgccatccaagaggcatataaagccaggggtctcgaccctccgggaaaaattagagctcactccactcgctctctttcctcctcttgggcagaaaaaggccaggcgtctgccgagcagatctgcaaggcggcgacctggtcgagtatacatacatttacccgacattacagggttaacgtccagtcggacaaagacctgagttacggacgtaaagtccttcaggcagtagtcccaccctag